A single genomic interval of Cryomorphaceae bacterium harbors:
- a CDS encoding AMP nucleosidase gives MESKEDIVNDWLPRYTGTPVSDFQKYILLTNFENYIDIFCKICGVEKQGTDKAMSNATSDNITIINFGMGSANAATIMDLLSAVHPEAVLFLGKCGGLKEKNNLGDFILPIAAIRGEGTSNDYFPPEVPALPSFTLQRAVSSTIRDFEMDYWTGTVYTTNRRVWEHDKEFKAYLKRLRCMAIDMETATVFTTGFANKIPCGALLLVTDQPMTPDGVKTSIGDRKVTASFVEPHIRIGIESLNEIANKGRSVRHLKFE, from the coding sequence ATGGAAAGCAAAGAAGACATTGTGAACGACTGGCTGCCGCGATACACAGGTACACCTGTGAGCGACTTTCAGAAGTACATTCTCCTGACCAATTTTGAGAATTACATAGATATCTTCTGCAAGATTTGCGGAGTAGAGAAGCAGGGCACAGACAAGGCCATGTCAAACGCTACCTCCGACAACATCACCATCATCAATTTTGGAATGGGAAGCGCCAATGCGGCTACCATCATGGACCTCTTAAGCGCTGTGCATCCCGAAGCGGTGTTGTTTCTGGGTAAATGCGGTGGCCTGAAAGAGAAAAACAATCTCGGCGATTTTATCCTGCCCATTGCGGCCATCCGCGGTGAGGGAACGTCCAACGATTACTTTCCACCGGAAGTGCCGGCATTGCCGTCGTTTACGTTGCAGCGCGCGGTTTCATCCACCATACGCGATTTTGAAATGGACTACTGGACGGGTACAGTGTACACCACCAACCGCAGGGTTTGGGAGCACGACAAGGAGTTTAAGGCATACCTCAAGCGCCTGCGCTGCATGGCTATAGATATGGAAACCGCCACGGTGTTTACCACCGGTTTTGCCAACAAGATTCCTTGTGGCGCCCTGTTGCTGGTTACCGATCAACCCATGACCCCCGATGGCGTGAAAACATCCATTGGCGACCGGAAAGTAACTGCCAGCTTTGTGGAGCCACATATCAGAATAGGAATTGAATCATTGAACGAAATCGCCAACAAGGGCCGCTCTGTAAGACACCTCAAATTCGAATAA